The Tripterygium wilfordii isolate XIE 37 chromosome 21, ASM1340144v1, whole genome shotgun sequence genome segment agctcgaaaaggtggtaaagttgcgttatgcacctcacctacagtcccaatggcaccgactccttcttcaatggataccatggcttccactactccagttgatatcactcactctgtggtagatcctactcttctccaacagtcaggtagtgttggtctagcccttcttgcaacaaattctgaaaaagatcccggttggattcttgactctggtgcgactaatcatatgacctttgatgcgtccttattacatgatgcttgtttaccaaattgctctactgtcaccaatgccaatggtgtttcatatccggttacgggcgctggaagggttaacttaactccttcattatccttggagcacactttattgattcctgctctttccaataatcttttatctgtgccacaagttactacacaactaaattgtttagtattaatatatcctactttttgtttccttcaggatctctgcagcggggagataattgggcgtggtactaagagagagggattatattatgtggaagatgttagtatgggacgatctctatcagcaaaagggtcttctagggcatcagaagatcagattcggttatggcatcatcgtttgggtcatgtctcctttgggtacttgaaatatttatttcctactttattttctacatgtgaaccttccaattttcagtgtgatacatgtgttttggccaagagtcatcgtgctacttattctgatagtactaataaaagagttgtgccttttgcgttggttcattcggatgtttggggacctgcccctgttactacttctactggctttagatggtttgtattatttattgatgattgcactcgtatgacttggctttaccttatgcgtcataagagtgatgtggctgcttgcttccgcacgtttcataccatgatcaaaacacaattctctactaatttacaagttcttcgatctgataatggtggtgaatttgtaaatcaggagttacaagcttattttcaaactcatggaattttgcatgaaaccacttgtccttatacaccacaacagaatggtgttgctgagcgccgaaacagacaaattttggagattacacgtgctgcccttattggagcccacatggcaccacgtttttgggaagaagctgttaccacagctgtatatcttttgaatagggtacccactcgtgttctacaatttcagacaccacttgataaattggcatcctatgtaacactgccatcgcacctcacacttcctccccgggtgtttggttgtgttgtgtttgtacatttacagaaacatctccgcacgaaacttgatccttgtgccctcaagtgtgtatttgtcggttatcatccttcacaaaagggttatcgttgttttcatcctcctacaagtaagttctatgttactatggatgtcaccttttctgaacatgaaatgtttttttcttcacccaattccacgcttccgggcccgagtggtgatactgttgttgaagctccaaattggatggagttgtttcctgatccactgtgtgttgccgatactgttgctgaagctccctctctctcatcttcgctagtacccactcccgatactcctcgtacagatcctcctgaggtaagcattgagtctgatgttaatactaacaatatttgtgataatacttgtgtctcgattgaaactgacagatacgtactcccaccaagaagtactcgtggtgttccaccagatagattttcaccagaggttgtgcgaaaagtgaaatatcctattgctcagtatgcatccactcaccgactgtcaaaggaatgccgaagctttgtcagtaatatgactgtcatagatattcctactaaagtgcaagaggcgttgttggatccaaaatgggcaactgcaatgactgaggagatgacagcacttgagaaaaatcaaacttgggaattggtggagttgccgaaaggaaaaaaagctgttggttgtaggtgggtgtacaccgtcaagtgcaagcctgatggttcggttgataggtataaagctagacttgtggctaaaggattcacccagacgtatggggttgattatcaggaaacgtttgctcctgttgcaaaaattaatacggttcgagtcctaatatccctagctgcaaattttgattggcctctacaacaatatgatgtaaaaaatgcttttttacatggtgagctacaagaagaagtttatatgtctctgcccccaggatatgaagctccaggtgatcaaagtgtcgtgtgtaaactgaagaaagccttatacgggttgaaacaatctcctcgagcttggtttggtcgattccgacttgctatgagaagattcggctataagcaaagtaatgcagatcacactttatttttgaaaagagttggtcataaattaacggctctcattatttatgttgacgacatggtagtgacaggcaatgattctgaagaaatgcgtaaactgagagactatttgtcaactgaatttgatatgaaggatttgggaggattaaaatattttttgggcattgaagttgttcgttctgagcaaggaatatttttatcccaacgaaagtatgtgcttgacttattaacagaaactggtatgcttggatgtcagccaattggatctcctatggaacaaaatcatggattggaagagtcttcgaatcaaacttcaatagacaaattacgatatcaaaggttagttgggcgtttaatctatttgtctcatacgaggccagatattgcatatgcggtcagtgttgtgagtagatttatgcacaatcctggtaaacaacatatggatgcagttattagaattctgagatatttaaaatctgcaccgggaaaaggcttacttttttctaagaatgggcatgcagacgtatggggcaataccgactcagattgggcaggtaaaggagaccgaagaagatcaaccactgggtatttaacttttgttggaggaaatctggttacttggagaagtaaaaagcaaaaagttgtctcattgtctagtgcagaagccgaatacagagcaatggtgaaaggtatttgtgagttgttatggctcaaacggcttatgggggagctgagtttgtccattaaaagaccaatgaaattgtattgtgataatcagtcagcaattaaaattgctgagaacccagtgcaacatgatcggactaaacatgtggaaattgataggaatttcgtgtatgaaaagctagaagaaaaaataattgaagttccgtatatgaagaccgaagatcagttggctgatgtgttaaccaagggagtgtcaaattcagtgtttgctgattcacttgtcaagctgggcatgtacgatgtctatgcaccaccttgagggggagtgttgaatagagtcaaagatttacccaagatttactttattgattgaagactttattgacaaactcaatattgattgaagactttccttaattgaagattcggcaatcaatattgatttgtctaagttcataattgatgcctcaattgttgactaattgatgcctcaattgttgactttgatagtgactttgatagagattgtaattacgtagatcattgattgtaaaccaatgtaatagctatatataggtgtttcccatttcaataaaagtaattgattgcaaaattaagtgaaAAGACGTTCCATGCTTGCATGGCTATAAAAACCCATTATTGCACGCATTACTATTCACAGGAGAAGAGAGAGCTGAGATTAGTTTTCTTTGTAGCAGGAAAATGGAGAGAAAACTAGCATTTGTTGTTGTGGTCTTTTGCTGCTTTGCCATCTCAGGCTGCAACTCATTGCGATTGGAGCAATTCTCTGTCTACAATCCCTCTCTGAAAGCGAAAACCTTTACTTTCTACAAACTGGGTCTTCAATGGCCACAGTCATTCTGTAGATCTGATGGTGTCATTTGTGATACTTCACCCACACAATCCTACTTTACAATCAAGAGCCTCTCCCCACAATATAATCCTGACGAAGAAGTCCCTCCTTATGCCACCAATCAGACTCAGACTTGCACTGATTCCACACCCACATCTCCTAAAGATATtacggtatatatatatatatatttttctaacataaacgtacatatatattaagagaactaattatttttatttcttgtgTTTGTAATGATGGAAAAGCTTGGTCTCTTGGGGCAAATTCAACCAGATATGGCGCAATATTGGCCAGATCTTATAAACAGCCCACAGAAAAATCTTGACCTCTGGCAGGACGAATGGGCGAAGCATGGGATGTGTTCTTCATATCCGACAGACCCTGTAAAATATTTTAAGGTCGCCCTGGATTTCATAAAAGCCAACGATCTCCGAGATAGCCTTAGCGCTggtaaatatatattatgatatagtgtcttatatatacacacacacacatgaattctcctaaaagaaaagaatttatattatatgacttaattgattaatatgtgttttgtgttttggtttGGCTCGTATATAACAGTAGCTCAAATCATCCCAACAAATAGTCGCACTTACAGTCGCTACGATTTCTCAAACGCTATTACAAGGGCGCTACAAGTGTTTCCCGAGATTTATTGCTCGACAGACGTGAGAGGACAAGTACAGTTGGAAGAGATTCGCATATGCATTGGAATCAGTGGCACTCTCGCAGATCTCAAAGATTGTCCAACGCGATTCAGAGGCTGCGATTCCAACGCACAATTACATTTCCCTGCTGCTCCATGAGGGTTCACCAAGCAATAGCATCTCCATCTCCGGCATGCCtccatctatctatctatctctcTATATATGAAATAATGCCTGCCTATACGTGCGGCAGCTGGATGCATGCCAGGAGAAAGCCATGTGTCTGCATGTAGTTTAAGTTTAAGTAAACAACTTGTCATAACGATCAAgttggttgtgtgtgtgtgttgtatGATGGTCACAAGCTTCTACTATGTTTTGTGGTATATTAAATAAAAGTTAAAAAGGAGATTGAATCTCTCCTTTTTGTTAAAAATAATATTGCTAAcaagatttatttttttgaaaatggggAGAGGAGTTCGAATCCTGGTCAACAAGATGATACATACCATCTTTATCAATCCAACTAGTGACTCGGGTGTAATAAGATTTAACTGTTATAGGCTTATAGCTATCtagtctatttttttttatcagacaTAGGCTAAACGCCATAGGGACAAAAGACCAAAACAATGCTATGGAATATCACAATCACTATCTAACCAAGAACAAAGAATAGGTCCAGAAAAATTTAACACATACAGAGATATATCAAGATCCTTTGGTGCGGATTTAAAATGCGGACTAAAGAATAGATGTCATTTTGTTAAACAAGTGGGACTTAAATCAGTGGATACCACTTTTCATTTAACATTTTGAAAAAGCAATCCGCACAGAGAATTCCTTATATATTGATTAGTCTATAATCTATAGTCATGAATTaacaataaataatattaattgcAACAATCAATATTATTTACTTACTTGCCAtcattagtttttttatttttatttttttttaaaggtttaAGACCTGATGGCAAAGCCGACAAAGTGAGACAACAGACTTAACTCTTCTCTTCCCAAGCAAACAGGGCAAAAGAACAAGACAacagaaattaagaaaacaaaagcGAAGTCACTGTACAGAAGACACCAATCTAGGACCCAAAGCACGATCCCTTTCCACCAACACCAAGATATCATGCGGGAGTTCGCTGTGCTCTAAAGCACTTCATTCTCGTCTTGTACTTGCTCCTATCTTATCTCTTTCTAAAACTCACAACATCTATTATCTCTCAACCTCGCacccctctctctcttgctCTTCATGATCGACTCTCCCTCTATATCTTCCTCTCTAAGATTCGCCTCTCTCTCTCgctttgtttttatgttttattggaatttttcgcatcattttttttatccgaACTTATGACCAAATCTTGATATATTGTAGAATGTTTGGATGTGTTGCAAATGTTGtggatgaaaaaaaattgaaatctcGATTTTGTCCGATTTGAAAGGACATGAGTCATTTTTTGGATTAAAAAGAGTGAGGCTATTACCAAAAATAGCGAATTGAAAAATCTGATGAAATCGATATATTATGTGTGAAAATTGAAGATCCGGATAAACAGTTGCAGAAAACATAGATATTTCTGTTTGAGTAATTATATGTACTCCGTTTGgtatgaaatttcatatgaagATCCTTACaaactttaaaaattttattattaaattatcaTTTTCTTTGATGTGTCTTATCTCTAAAATATGTGGCTAAGAttactttatattattttattcgaTTTGTCTTTCCTACCGACCTTTTAACCCTTCCACACCAACTAGTAAATACACCATCGGGCTTTCGCCAAGTTCGTATTTATTTGCAACAAAACAAGTTTGTTTTCTAAAATAATTTACttttaaaaataacatattaatattttatttggcaATAAAAAATGTGCTTGTTGGGTGATGAAGACCTAGTTGACCTAGTTGCAACAAAATACCAAGATGAGTTAGGTACAACCACCAAACTAAAAAATGAAGCGAATCACATACAATCAAGAGGAATTAGAGGCAAATGACGCAAATCATGGAGGAATTGTCTCGAGCAACCATGATCAATGATGAAGCAAATTATTGACATtgagggtgcgtttggtaagagggtaagaatttgggggtataatttgttacccatgtaaatgttacaagggtaataataattatggagaataagtgttacccttgtttggtaaagaagggtaaaatttacccaagtcttcattactcttgtttgttacgactatacattactggtgtaataccattacccttgtttgttattattgtaatgaaccaaactagaaaaaagtgagattatgttttttattgttacaactatcatgtatcaaaaatttaaaaatatagatacatatgcatatatacacacacagccagacatatatatatataataacaattggtaacaatttcaacaaaataatctggtaacattcaaatccatgacaaagacgtaacacaagagtaggggtcatcatttggcccgcgggcctaggtccgagctcggccctgcccgaccccttgggagggcatgggctccattttttgggtcagcccaaccaaaagccagacacctcaggccaattttggctcagcccgagcccgacccaagcccgacattatttatttatatatatatatataatatgtatatatttatatttatatttatataaaatatgtatgtatgtatatatataatacacacacatacgcactgtctgtgtatatgtatatatgtatgtgtattatatatatatatatatatatatatatgtgtatatatatacacagacaatgcatatgtatatatttatatgtgtgtatatgtatatgtgtgtatatacatatatacatatatatatatatatgtatatatacacacagatagtgcatatgtatatatataaatgtgtgtgtgtgtgtatatatatatgtgtatatatatacacagacagtgcatatgtatatatatatatgtgtgtgtctgtgtatatgtatatatgtatgtgtattatatatatatatatatatatatatataagtgcattatattatatatatagatatatgtaagtgtattatatatatatatatatatatatataatacatagacagtgcatatgtatatatatatgtgtgtgtatgtatatgtgtgtatatatatatatatatatgtatatatatacacagacagtgcatatgtgagtgtgtgtgtatatatgtgtgtgtatatgtgtgtgtgtctgtgtgtgtatatatatatatatatatatatgtatatatatatatacatatatataatatatatctgtatatataacttatggacttttagaattttttatttaagggggtaataggttggagtaaaacttctcattactttttattacccaggtcccccactagtaaactttatgtgtaaaaatgtaaaaaataagctcaattactaaaatttattatagGAGTAAAAgctatactgacataacaaacacaagtaaacttaaaatttaattacccttgtaactattacaccccattacgcTCGTACCAAcatgtttaattaattattattagttaattattagttaattattaattaattaattaattaattattaattaattattagttagTAGTCAATAGGACTTAGGAGACTTTAACTATAAAAACCAACATGTTCAATGTTTTCATTatcaatcaattaatcaaaacataaaccgAGATTTCTATCTTAAACccgagagttttctctcaaacaatcttatttttaattgtgttaagaacagggtattcatcattgggtCCTAACTCCTAATCAAACAAAAGATCTTTGTGGATAGAATTTGTGGAGTGGCTACCTTCTATAGATCAATAATGGTTatcaaatccaaaaaaaaacactggtAGACAGACTGAACGTATGTCATTGGGATGGTTGAAGGGTATTAATAGTGATGTGGTTGAACAAGTGAAGCTAGCAGTCACTGCAAAATCCCCTGCACAGGAGAATGCCAAGATTTGAAGCGAGGAACTTTCCATGTATGAACGATCCATCATCCATGCCTACTTTTTATATCGAAAATCGACTTTCAATCAGTTACATACACAACAGACTTCATTCTCATATATATCCTTGAGACCTTTTCCCCTACGAAGCGTGAGAGTAAGGCAGGGGAGTAAGGCAGGGGAGGCAGCAAGTTGCTACATGGTTGAAAGAGGTACATCCCTATGTACTGACCATTagcaaataaaattaaatctacttGTCTTCGTCCATATTGTTGTTCTTCGTTCATAGCACCCATAAGATTTTGTTCACAATTAGTAGTACTACTCCATATTTGAAAATCTGAGCACAACAAGATCATCATCAACAGTACTGTGTATTCTTTTACATGCGAAAAGCATATGAATGCTTTtacaaagaaacaaatcaaatgTTAATCTACTCTCTCAAAGAGTACTTTGGCAATGTGGACATTCACGGTCTCAGGGTCGACAAAGGCAGTATAGTAGAATCTCTTTGCGACTGCGAGAAACGTTTTCTTGATATCAGAGTCGATACCATCTGAGGAATTCGTCAGCACCAACTGCACTAGTCTTTGCATGTCATGCTCCAGTTCTCTGTTGTTTTGGAGCTCATGATGACCAAGACTATAGCAAACTTTGTTGGTGAGGCTGAAGAGTTGTTCATAGTTAGTATGTCCCATAAAGAGCTTCTCAGCGATCTTATGATCCGCCATGAGATTTATAGTTTGTATCACTAACTCTGCTTCTCCCAGCCATCTATCTCCTTCTTCTTGCCACTTTAGCAGCCACATTTTCCACTGTATAAACCCACATTACACATTTTATTGTTCAGAattactactttttttttactatatatatatatatagacacacacattcACTAATTCTCAAAACTAGAACTCACAGAGTTGTGTAAATGGCGAGTAATGTCGTGATCATATGCCGCGAATGCATCCTGTGAAAACTGATCGATGGTTGCAAGTAGCATCTGAATAAGTTCTTGGGTTGTACCAATCTTATCTAACTTTCTGCATAGaaacattaaaagaaaaaataaataacttgAGAATTTGAATTCAAATGGTATGAAAATTGTATCAGTACCTTCCATTTATGTAGCCTCCCATAGGACTTGCACGTATCGAAAATTCAGTTGTGAAGGCTATCCTCTGCTCTGTGGAATTCCCAACCTCATTGAAATAAGATACTATAATTTCCAGCAAGATCGCAGTCTTAGCCCAGGCGAGGCGCTCCATCGACCTTTCTGGCTCAAATATACTGGCAGCAGCCATAAAATATGCACGGAGAAGGCATTCTCTGCTTATCCCAAAGTCTCTTGGTTTACATTCTTCATACCACCTGTGCAACCATATATCGCATAAATAAGGGAACATATAATCATAGTCTCATAGATATATCTTAAAAGTTGAAAGTTTCTTACTTTTGTATACGGCCCCATTCGGTTCGATGCAATGCTTGGCAATAATTGTAATCGAGCTTTGCTAGCTCTAGATACACATTGTTGTTAACGTAGGGCATCCTGAAATGATAAAATTTAGAGTTAATGCTTCAAAATTATCATCAACATTGGtttaaatttcattgaaaaatataTACTTTTGATCACCTGTAAAGGGCCTTGTCAAGCCATACATCATCTTCGCCGCCGTAGTGTTGAATGAAGAATCTTGCCTCCACTCTAGGCAAGGATGCATACCACGGAACATCCAATGCGAACCCCACCTTCAATCACGCATAAATGGATAAATGTATGTTTGGGACTTGTGAAAGTGTTGCATTTCTGTTTTTTCAAGAGATTAAGCTTGGCTCTCTATCAAGATATCAAAATACATACCTCCCCTGGCAGATCCTTAGTTATGATCCACTTATCTAGGAGCTTATTAGCAGATCGTTTTTCTCCCAGGAATTTTTCTGTGAACTGCTTGGCCTCATCAAGAATCTTTTCTTCAGGAAACATCAACTGAGAAGCCCTGTACAGGTTATACATTACAGTGACTGTCGGATGCGATTGGCCTTCATAGCATATAAACTCGCATCCCTTCTTAAACTGCCTAAATGCATCTGCATATATAATACAGCCATATATTTTAGATCACCTAATGTT includes the following:
- the LOC119989933 gene encoding extracellular ribonuclease LE-like — encoded protein: MERKLAFVVVVFCCFAISGCNSLRLEQFSVYNPSLKAKTFTFYKLGLQWPQSFCRSDGVICDTSPTQSYFTIKSLSPQYNPDEEVPPYATNQTQTCTDSTPTSPKDITLGLLGQIQPDMAQYWPDLINSPQKNLDLWQDEWAKHGMCSSYPTDPVKYFKVALDFIKANDLRDSLSAVAQIIPTNSRTYSRYDFSNAITRALQVFPEIYCSTDVRGQVQLEEIRICIGISGTLADLKDCPTRFRGCDSNAQLHFPAAP